One genomic segment of Nitrosopumilus sp. includes these proteins:
- a CDS encoding PEFG-CTERM sorting domain-containing protein — MGSGFFVLPLLAILIISSISFVFAENIHTIIMPSGASDPDAPYFWSEKTTGITTGEITVYPDDTVLWENADTAFHTITSVTQSGEVDGKFDSGFINAGDSYSRQFFEIGNFYYFCSIHPWMNGVVHVVKNPGSVKSIHNIGSGLSDDGLGFTVKYVLDANLQNAVVINSHDKTLTFKISGETENEQITLILPPKLIDNPTSVWVDGLMTDFETEITSTGTKLIIPISQHSKEIKIMGTHVIPEFGFLAMGILTVGLITTLFFTRSKITLN; from the coding sequence ATGGGTTCAGGGTTTTTTGTTTTACCGCTTTTAGCAATTTTGATTATTAGTTCTATCTCGTTTGTTTTTGCAGAAAACATTCATACCATCATTATGCCTTCTGGAGCGTCAGATCCTGATGCCCCCTATTTTTGGTCTGAAAAAACTACCGGAATTACAACGGGGGAGATAACTGTATATCCTGATGATACAGTATTATGGGAAAATGCAGATACTGCATTTCACACAATTACATCTGTTACCCAATCTGGTGAAGTGGATGGAAAGTTTGATAGTGGCTTTATTAATGCAGGAGATTCTTACAGTAGACAGTTTTTTGAAATTGGAAATTTTTACTATTTCTGTAGTATTCACCCATGGATGAATGGTGTTGTTCATGTAGTAAAGAATCCTGGGAGTGTCAAATCAATACATAATATTGGTTCTGGATTAAGTGACGATGGTTTAGGATTTACAGTAAAATATGTCTTAGATGCCAATCTTCAAAATGCTGTTGTGATTAATTCTCACGATAAAACTTTGACATTTAAAATATCTGGTGAAACAGAAAATGAACAAATCACCTTGATTTTACCTCCAAAACTAATTGATAATCCTACATCTGTATGGGTTGATGGCTTGATGACTGATTTTGAAACTGAAATTACATCTACTGGAACAAAACTAATCATTCCAATATCTCAACATTCAAAAGAAATTAAAATTATGGGAACTCATGTTATTCCTGAATTTGGATTTTTGGCAATGGGAATTTTAACTGTGGGATTGATTACAACATTATTTTTTACTCGCTCAAAAATCACTTTAAATTAA